One window of Lemur catta isolate mLemCat1 chromosome 3, mLemCat1.pri, whole genome shotgun sequence genomic DNA carries:
- the TMEM61 gene encoding transmembrane protein 61, which translates to MCDRGCVASTLRYCMTVSGTVVLVAGTLCFAWWSEENAGAQAGPRAPPTEHPGAEARRPLLRSVSFFCCGTGGLLLLFGLLWSIKASTRGPPQWDLYHFSRDLYYLSVEPSQKERCRTPTVAAIPTYEEATRCPLTEGPPTPPARPTEEDPECGASGDALLGTQPPFPPPGYESIALALGAVSGETAAGAVFSCPGLVRTAAGER; encoded by the exons ATGTGTGACAGGGGCTGCGTGGCCTCCACCCTCCGCTATTGCATGACGGTCAGCGGCACCGTGGTTCTGGTGGCCGGGACGCTCTGCTTCGCTTGGTGGAGCGAAGAGAATGCGGGTGCCCAGGCTGGCCCGCGGGCCCCACCCACCGAGCATCCCGGTGCTGAGGCCCGCAGGCCCCTACTCAGGTCGGTCAGCTTCTTCTGCTGCGGCACAGGCGGCCTGCTGCTGCTCTTCGGCCTGCTGTGGTCTATCAAGGCCAGCACCCGGGGGCCGCCCCAGTGGGACCTGTACCATTTCTCCAGAGACCTGTACTATCTCAGTGTGGAGCCCTCGCAGAAGGAGAGATGCAG GACCCCAACGGTGGCTGCCATCCCCACTTATGAGGAGGCCACGCGCTGCCCTCTGACTGAGGGGCCCCCGACGCCACCTGCACGCCCCACGGAGGAAGACCCGGAGTGCGGTGCCTCAGGGGATGCCCTGCTTGGGACCCAgccccccttccccccacccgGCTACGAGAGCATCGCCCTTGCTCTTGGAGCCGTTTCTGGGGAGACAGCAGCTGGCGCTGTGTTCTCCTGCCCAGGCCTGGTCCGGACGGCAGCGGGGGAGAGGTGA